One genomic segment of Sanyastnella coralliicola includes these proteins:
- a CDS encoding MFS transporter, which yields MDARNKINFPVLILLFIAGEAIFFLPFVLPRIFRLTLLQVFDLSNSELGDLFSVYGLVAIGCYFLGGPVADRFKARWLLSGALIITGISGFYLASIPPKGALYGLYAFYGVSTIMLFWAAMLRATRDYGGVGNAPLAYGILDGGRGLIAALIGFVAVGLLQDVIPTDAGSITPEERKEAFQVVIYFFSSFVVLAGLAVLFALRTPPPSAAQPRFEPSQVWKAIKMPAVWKQSLIILCAYSAYRVTDAFPALAETYLNMNESAAAAFTSQLLWVRPLGAIAGGILGTSIRTSRLIVGAFAIIFLCGLLVGFGASQVSILLPFLIIIMAMASSIYALRGLYFAVMEEMEIPIAITGTVVGIASIVGFLPDVYMAKLIGVFLDDFPGKQGHQYVYLSMAGFALVGGVTALTIARRKA from the coding sequence ATGGACGCGAGAAACAAGATCAACTTCCCTGTACTGATCCTCTTATTCATTGCCGGAGAAGCCATCTTTTTCCTTCCCTTCGTCCTACCCCGCATCTTCCGACTTACGCTCCTTCAAGTATTCGACCTGAGCAATTCAGAGCTGGGAGACCTCTTCTCTGTTTATGGCTTGGTAGCGATTGGTTGTTACTTCTTAGGCGGTCCGGTTGCAGATCGATTCAAAGCACGATGGTTACTATCGGGAGCCTTGATCATTACAGGGATTAGCGGTTTCTATCTGGCGAGCATCCCTCCAAAAGGTGCGTTGTACGGATTGTATGCTTTCTACGGAGTATCAACGATCATGCTCTTCTGGGCAGCTATGCTACGCGCCACGAGAGATTATGGAGGCGTAGGAAACGCTCCCCTCGCCTACGGTATTCTAGACGGCGGACGAGGATTGATTGCCGCACTAATTGGTTTCGTAGCGGTAGGCCTGCTCCAAGACGTTATCCCAACGGATGCAGGAAGCATCACCCCTGAAGAACGAAAAGAAGCCTTCCAGGTAGTGATTTACTTCTTCTCCAGCTTTGTAGTCTTGGCAGGACTAGCTGTGCTTTTCGCCTTACGCACACCTCCGCCAAGTGCCGCACAACCCCGCTTTGAACCGAGCCAAGTCTGGAAAGCGATCAAAATGCCGGCAGTCTGGAAGCAATCCTTGATCATTCTATGTGCTTATTCAGCTTATCGTGTCACTGATGCTTTTCCCGCGCTCGCGGAAACTTATCTGAACATGAATGAAAGCGCAGCTGCTGCATTCACGAGCCAACTACTTTGGGTACGTCCATTAGGAGCCATTGCCGGAGGAATCCTGGGAACATCGATTCGCACGAGTCGTTTGATCGTAGGCGCCTTCGCCATCATCTTCCTCTGCGGACTCCTTGTTGGTTTCGGCGCTAGCCAAGTCAGTATCCTACTCCCCTTCCTTATCATCATCATGGCCATGGCCTCCTCCATCTACGCCCTGCGAGGACTCTACTTCGCAGTAATGGAAGAAATGGAAATCCCTATCGCCATCACAGGAACGGTCGTAGGTATCGCCAGCATCGTCGGCTTCCTCCCTGACGTATACATGGCCAAACTGATTGGTGTCTTCCTAGACGATTTCCCAGGTAAGCAGGGGCATCAGTATGTTTATTTGTCGATGGCAGGGTTTGCGCTGGTAGGTGGGGTAACTGCTTTAACTATCGCTAGGCGTAAGGCGTAA